In Naumovozyma dairenensis CBS 421 chromosome 2, complete genome, the following are encoded in one genomic region:
- the CHZ1 gene encoding Chz1p (similar to Saccharomyces cerevisiae CHZ1 (YER030W); ancestral locus Anc_3.520): MSEELKETHTVEEPTRQNDEVAVAVVADNNDKNQNDSRNKPEKKRRKRRNYDAYDEEVAKEEAEEKTQKKLKTDSSKGDQGEIIDEDASDLDDAKLDMLMGKDVDEEEDDLAEIDTSNIITGGRRTRGKVIDFKKTAEKLEGKKEEEAAMPTNEDDDEEEDPDVEFKE, encoded by the coding sequence ATGTCTGaggaattgaaagaaacaCATACAGTAGAAGAACCAACGAGGCAAAACGATGAAGTCGCCGTAGCCGTTGTAGCCGATAACAATGACAAGAATCAAAATGATTCCCGTAACAAACCTGAGAAAAAAAGgaggaaaagaagaaattatgATGCGTacgatgaagaagttgCCAAAGAAGAGGCTGAAGAGAAAACccaaaagaaattgaagacTGATTCAAGTAAGGGAGATCAAGGTGAGATCATCGATGAGGATGCTTCAGATTTAGATGATGCCAAGTTGGATATGCTTATGGGGAAAgatgttgatgaagaagaggatgaTTTAGCAGAAATTGATACGTCAAATATCATCACTGGTGGTAGAAGAACGCGTGGTAAAGTCATTGATTTCAAGAAGACCGCTGAAAAATTGGAAGgtaagaaagaagaagaagctgcTATGCCAacaaatgaagatgacgatgaagaggaagatcCAGATGtagaatttaaagaatag
- the FIR1 gene encoding Fir1p (similar to Saccharomyces cerevisiae FIR1 (YER032W); ancestral locus Anc_3.522) — MDSDELPLINPIMSNGGVREMEPVRYSSSRYSSLSSKKNVDVSAPHLQVRFAIPDKSQQPHSASYLESPSKIVYPNTLDDTIGKGDDDDDAADSHILNQFKLVDMSSKIMVEVPEDVWRFHTSRRTKELRLDNKENWTRKTTRNSYCGQETKIDHQRTQQRGHQKSKSVQEIIVDTMAAYNKKCDPTAALPTAKFTSNVSSMPLSKSPRANIYLTSESSINKYNVSIPLEISVPPYLSPRNKNKIPKCLVYDGQGYSEFHTNNDSPIENGVENLSESNESLITLESDSIPFATHTISFEEIDKTSINTDKILGIDKDANVSLREQNRNLRKLNKLKNQPLPSLPSLPHIPTIETGAYEETHQAMQLHHSPSPINNSSFRNEKMKQEQIPTVDTSATDALKVLATPTKLITIPDLNDEEYQTPKSRHSMGSLTFFEDFQPFDELSNQYSPMEHDLNPIFKFPASNDDEQQQQHGILKKRMSAENHDLKINQNMKASNPQSEKRRQKLVGQNVSPMNSTRIHRHKRSKSVIDAVIAQEDVTTSQEYLPTEAISIAPKVTPRSPLPPIPIQAASAPIASNSVTMNQLYRDEQQEKDSINPVLESSPVEKQLAADKTYGNTFQEDSFESPYFTSLNETTLSYENNSRNIKDTNNTNNKTRSIEDTEASVIFLYEQKVPQLETESHSTNLQDISKVTSTETKSIPGVSDFRPLSSFQSFSKPLSNIPYQYENQPLGISNNNINNNIHLVSNNTDFLSPRRQLSNVRSQSSSGNSQFSTNSYQTSKTSEPSITAPLSLPMHTIYDKSKCIPSGGSISSSENNHQPLKNLQNNIVRNSKTKTVLEQKNGKIVEVIVLDTEEIENEIEDANQLEESNRKSITSQISNISTTSSRQDAMKHYSEILKMCENTAIEAKNIIYQLFEEEKHKEIIKSHHYSYPTMDDSTPNTIQNMVMKTSTMKNKKTVGQYRKLNNGNDIYKI; from the coding sequence ATGGATAGTGACGAGCTCCCGTTAATTAACCCTATAATGTCTAATGGAGGTGTACGAGAAATGGAACCTGTGAGATATTCCTCATCAAGATATAGTAGTTTAAGCTCTAAGAAAAATGTTGATGTAAGCGCTCCTCATTTACAAGTACGGTTTGCTATCCCAGATAAAAGTCAACAGCCTCATTCAGCAAGTTATCTGGAATCACCTTCGAAAATTGTTTATCCAAATACTTTAGATGATACTATAGGTAAgggtgatgatgatgacgatgcTGCTGACTCACATATACTAAACCAGTTCAAACTGGTCGACATgtcttcaaaaattatgGTGGAAGTGCCAGAAGATGTATGGAGATTCCATACATCCCGAAGAACGAAAGAACTGCGACTCGacaataaagaaaattggaCGCGAAAAACTACTAGAAATTCATACTGTGGtcaagaaacaaaaattgatCACCAACGAACGCAACAGAGGGGCCATCAAAAATCTAAATCTGTACAGGAAATCATAGTAGATACAATGGCGgcatataataaaaaatgtgaTCCCACAGCTGCGTTGCCGACTGCAAAATTCACATCCAACGTGTCATCAATGCCGTTGTCAAAGTCACCAAGAGCAAATATATACCTAACATCGGAgtcttcaataaataaatataatgtatCAATCCCATTAGAGATTTCCGTACCACCTTATTTATCTCCTcgaaataaaaacaaaataccAAAATGTCTGGTATATGATGGACAAGGTTATAGTGAATTCCatacaaataatgattccCCAATAGAAAACGGCGTTGAAAATCTCTCTGAATCAAATGAATCTTTAATAACATTAGAGTCCGATTCAATCCCCTTTGCAACACATACAATCTCTTTCGAAGAGATTGATAAGACTTCAATAAATACAGATAAAATATTAGGCATCGACAAAGATGCCAATGTCAGCTTGAGAGAACAGAATAGAAACTTGaggaaattgaataaaCTTAAAAATCAACCGCTTCCCTCGTTACCATCTCTGCCACATATACCGACAATTGAAACTGGAGCATATGAAGAGACCCATCAAGCAATGCAACTGCATCACTCACCTTCTCCAATCAATAATTCTTCGTTTCGTAATGAGAAGATGAAACAGGAACAAATACCAACTGTTGACACTTCAGCAACTGATGCTTTGAAAGTTCTAGCAACACCGACAAAACTAATAACAATCCCTGActtaaatgatgaagaatacCAAACTCCTAAAAGTAGACACTCCATGGGATCATTAACGTTTTTCGAGGATTTTCAACCTTTTGATGAGCTAAGTAATCAATATAGTCCAATGGAACATGATTTAAAtccaatttttaaatttccCGCTTCAAACGATgatgaacaacaacaacagcatGGTATACTTAAGAAAAGGATGTCAGCTGAAAATCACGACTTAAAAATTAATCAGAATATGAAAGCTTCAAATCCTCAATCCgaaaaaagaagacaaaaACTAGTTGGTCAAAACGTATCACCAATGAACTCAACAAGAATACATAGGCACAAAAGAAGCAAAAGCGTCATCGATGCTGTTATTGCTCAAGAAGATGTTACAACATCGCAAGAATATCTACCAACAGAAGCGATCTCTATCGCACCTAAAGTCACACCACGTTCTCCTTTACCTCCAATCCCAATACAAGCAGCTTCTGCACCTATTGCTTCCAACTCTGTTACTATGAATCAACTTTACAGAGATGAGCAGCAAGAGAAAGATTCGATAAATCCTGTATTGGAGTCATCACCCGTTGAAAAACAGCTCGCAGCTGATAAGACATATGGAAACACGTTTCAAGAAGATTCATTTGAATCACCATATTTCACTTCTCTTAATGAAACTACCTTATCGTACGAAAACAACTCTCGTAACATTAAGGACACAAACAATACTAATAACAAAACGAGATCAATAGAAGATACAGAAGCAAGTgtcatatttttatatgaaCAGAAAGTTCCTCAATTAGAAACTGAATCGCACTCGACAAATCTGCAAGATATATCGAAAGTAACGTCTACTGAAACGAAGAGTATTCCTGGTGTCTCCGACTTTAGGCCATTATCATCCTTCCAGTCCTTTTCTAAACCGCTGTCAAACATTCCATACCAATACGAAAATCAACCGTTGGGaatttcaaacaataatattaataataatattcatttagTCTCCAATAACACGGATTTCTTATCACCAAGACGTCAATTATCTAATGTAAGAAGTCAATCCTCATCTGGAAACTCTCAATTCTCTACCAATTCGTACCAAACATCAAAAACTTCAGAACCATCAATTACAGCTCCCTTATCATTACCAATGCATACTATCTATGATAAATCCAAGTGCATCCCATCTGGAGGATCCATTTCATCTTCTGAAAACAACCACCAGCCATTAAAGAATCTCCAAAACAACATAGTCAGGAATTCCAAAACAAAAACCGTCTTGGAACAGAAAAATGGGAAAATTGTAGAAGTTATAGTTCTTGATacagaagaaattgaaaatgaaatcgAAGATGCTAATCAACTTGAAGAATCAAATCGTAAAAGCATAACATCTCAAATAAGTAATATTTCTACTACATCATCAAGACAAGATGCTATGAAACATTACTCTgagattttgaaaatgtgTGAGAATACCGCAATTGAAgccaaaaatattatctatCAACTTTTCGAAGAGGAAAAACATaaggaaataataaaatctCATCATTACTCGTACCCTACAATGGATGATTCTACACCTAATactattcaaaatatgGTTATGAAAACCTCTACgatgaaaaacaaaaaaaccGTAGGCCAATATCGGAAATTGAACAACGGCAACgatatttacaaaatttaa